Below is a genomic region from Oceaniferula flava.
GGCTGCGGACACGGAAGGTCGAGAAAGATCAACAACAAGCGATCGTTCAAGCCACCAAAGAGCTGAAGAGGATCCAGCCGGAGATCGTCGTGGATCACACCCTCGCATTGTTAGAAGAATCACTGGCCTCGGAGGATCCTCACCACGACCCGCAATTACCATGCAGCAGCCAGCTCGACACGCCCGGAGAAGCTCTAAAGTTGAAGCTGACAGCACAAGCAATCTCAGACGTCTATGCCACTTGCCTCGCCGATGCCTCATCCCACCGCGAAGCCAAGCTACACGCACCAGACCTCGCCTGGCTGCAATCGCTCAATGAGATCGCACAGGCTTGAGAGCCAAAGCTTAGATTGCTGACCACTGCATATAAAAAAGGCACACTCACCGAAGGAGTGTGCCTGATTGTCAAATTAGATCGTAGAGCTGCTAAATAGCGATCAGCACCCGCAGCCACTGCCACAAGAATGTCCACCGGAAGACTTGGGCTTACTGGCGGCCCCGCCACCGTCTTTGCTGGCACCTTTTTTATAGGAATCACTGCGGTAGTCTGTTTGGTAAAACCCGCTGCCCTTGAAAATCACACCCGCGCCCGTGCCGAGGAGTCGCTTGACTGCGCCATCGCAATCGGGCTCCGGACAGGTTTCAAGTTTAGCATCGCTCATCTTTTGAAAAACTTCGAAGACATTTCCGCATTTCTCGCAACGATAATCGTAGTTAGGCATGGTAGTAGTAGAATGAGTTAGCAGCCGGATTGGCTGTGCGTTTCGATACCTCTGAAGCCAGAAGGGTGCAATAAGAAAGATTTGGCAGCGAATGCCGTATCTTGGGGCGACTGGATAGAAAAAAGCAAGATGTTCGCATAGCACTCAGCTTGACCCGTCGATAAAACCACAACAAGATTGTGACAAGACCATGCCTTGCACAAATCTCATTGTTACTGACGCTACCGTCACCAGAAGCCACTACTCGCTGTCACCGACCATGAAAATTTCCACCATCCTCACCCTTGTCATCACCGGAATCGCCGTTGCTTTTCTGAGCCAATGCGCACCCTACCCAGCAGGAGGCGGAACCAGCCAATACCTCGCAGGATACGGCCAGCGTGCCAAGCAGGTGCAACCGGACAACGCGGGCAACAATCCAGAGCTAGTGAAGGGATACTGGGATGGCGACGGAGTGCAAGGGCCTCCCAAGATTGTAATCCACCGCGCCGAGCAGAAAGCCTATTTCTACCGTGGTCCCAAATTGGTGGGCATGACCCCCATTTCCACCGGCACCGAAGGTCGCCACACGCCAGCCGGCAGCTTCAAGGTGACGGAAAAAGATGTCGATCACCGATCGTCCCTCTACGGGGTGATCAAAAACGTCGCTACCGGGCAGGTGGTCAATGACGATGCCGATACCCGCAAGCACCGCGCCGGTCCGGGCGAAGTCTTCGTCCGCGCCCCGATGTTCAACTTCCTCCGCTTCAACGGAGCCATCGGTATGCACACCGGTTATATCCCTGGCTACGCCGCATCGCATGGTTGTGTTCGCCTGCCGGACCACATGGCACGCAAGTTTTACGAAAATGCACAAATTGGCACTCCTGTGATTGTAAAATAACAGTTGGTGACCCAGCTCTAGCTTGCATCTTTTCAGCCTTCCGTTCATAGTGACGGAATCATGGCAACATCAATAGTTCTCACCGTTTGCGCCCACGATCGTCCGGGCATTATGAGTCGTATCTCAGGCATTGTCACCAGCGGTGGTGGCAACTGGCTGGAAAGTCGCATGGCACGTCTTGGCGGGCAGTTTGCCGGCATCGTCCGCGTCAGCTGCGATAGCCCAGACGCGGCCAAGGAGCTCGAAAAACACCTGCAAATCCTCAGCGAGGAAGGCATTCAGGTGTCCTGCCACAACGAAGGCGACCTCTCCGACTACCCTTACACCCGCTGCCTGAAGGTCGATATCTTCGGCAACGATCGTCCCGGCATCGTCACCCAGCTGGCCAAGGTGATCTCCAAAGCCGGGGCGAACATCGAAGAACTTAACACCGCGATCGAAAGTGCCGCGATGTCCGGGCACCCGATTTTCCACGCTTCAGGCACCGTCTGTCTGCCAGACAGCACCGATGACGACGCGCTGATTTCAGCAATTGAAGGCCTCAGTGACGACCTCAATGTCGAAGTGGCCACCATCTCCTGAGCCCACGGCTCTCTCTAAACTTCCAGCGAGCGCTGCCGAACCGCCTCATAGAGGCAAACGGCAGTGGCTACGCTAACGTTCAAACACTCGACGCTGCCGGCCATTGGGATCTTGATGAGAAAATCACAGCAGTCTTCGGTAAGTCGGCGCATCCCCGTCCCTTCAGCCCCCATCACGATCCCCAAAGGACCGGTGAGCTTGGCTTCGTAGAGCGTGCCTTCTCCGGCATCACTGGTGCCGATCAACCAGACGCCCTGTTCCTGAAGTTTGCGCATAGTGCGTGCCAGGTTGGTGACTTGGATGAATGGCACACTGTCAGCCGCCCCCACCGAAATGCGGCGCACGGTATCGGTGATTCCTGCGGATTTATCCTTGGGTGCGACCACGGCCACAGCCCCCGCGCCATCTGCAGTGCGCAGAATGGCGCCCAGATTGTGCGGATCCTGGACGCAATCAAGGATAAGAATGAGCGGCGACTCGTGCTGCTCAAGAATCTCGTAAAGATCTTCTTCCGGTCTGGATTTCCCCCGTTTTCCGCCGCCTTGTGGTGACTCGGATCTTGCATCGTGTCGTCCGGATCGACGCACGTGTTTATTTTCTCGGGCTTCCCCTTCTCTTCCTCTTCGGCGCATATAATATTGAATGGATCGTTGCGCTCCCCGCTCACCGGGGGCGCTTGATCGGTTAAAGGTCTTGCTCGATTTCTTTGAGTTCAAGGAACAAGGAGTTCCACTGTTCCAAATTCGGCTGGAGCTCCAGCTTGGCATTGGCGATGTGACGGCGCACGCTTTCCAGCAAGCTACCGTATTCGATGTAAAAATCACGCACCCCGTCGCGGTAGTCGCCACCGAGGGCATCGGCAAATGGGATCTTGGCGTCATCGAGTCGCTCCGCGAACGACTGCAGGATTTCCTGTCGCGTGCTCTTGGCACGGATGATGAAGCCGATGAAAAAGATCACCGAGAAGGCAAGCAGGCCGAGCGCCATGTAGGGGTCCGGTGGGATTTTCATCGCGCCAGTCACCCCGGAGGCCATGAGGAAAATCAGCACCATGTAGAGCCATTTTTTCAAATGGGCTCGTCGGTTTGCCAGCTGCATGTCCAGACCACCACGGATTTTCAAATTCACCACCGCCTGGCGTGCGGCACGTCCCATGCGAGTGATGAAACGTTCACGGGTCTCGCCGAAGCCACCGGTTTCTTCTTCAAAGCTGCGCAGCGGGATTGATAATTTTTCGAGCACGCGAGGGCGCACGGTCTCCCAGTGCTTGCGGCATTCTTCCACGAGGTGCTTGCCGTCATCACTGGCTTGTTGTTCCACCGCTGTTTTCACCGAATCCACCAAGGATGCTTCGATTTTTTTAGGAATGTTCTCTGCCGAGAAGAAGCTCTGCAGGGTGGGACCCACTGCCAGCTGGCGCTGGATCAAGGCCTTGATTTCTTCGCTCTGGGAGGTGAACACCTCGCGCATACCGGCGAACTTGATGGAGAAATCGGACGATTGCGAAACGCGCTCCTTGTCCACCTCAGTTTCAATTTCGCGGAGAAAGCTCTCGTTTTCCTCGAGCAGGCGGGTGCGTAGCTCGATCATATCCTCGATGTTACGCAGCACCGTGGTGGCGGCATCGCGTACACTGCCGAGCACCTTGCGGCGTGCCGGCGAATCGGTGACAATTTCAGAGATATGTTTTTCCAGCGCCGGGTATCCACTTTCGCGCCAAAGCCCGTCGCCAAATGGCTGATCAAGCTTCGCCTGCATGGCCAGTTTACCTGAAACCGGGAAAATTGGCGGCACCAGTCCGATGCGTTTTTGCGACAAGTCGCGCATGTGGCCGAGGATGACATCCAGATCTTTCTCATCGCGCAGGTCAGCCTGCTGGATGATGAAAATCGATTTCTCCAGCATCTCGGGCGGCTGCTTGGAAATGAAATCCCAGGTTGAAGCTCCCCATGGATTACTCGCTGGGAAAACCCAAAAGATCAAATCAGAGACCGGCAGAAAGCGATCGGTGATCTTCTGGTGACCTTCCACCACGGAGTTCGTTCCGGGGGTGTCCACCAGGTTGAAATCCATGAGGAAGTCGACCGCTCGATAGCGTTCCTCGAGAATAGGTGTGATCAGCTTGTCCTCGTTTTGCTCTTTGTAGCGATACCACTGCACCCGATCGGTCTCGGGCAGCACATTGGTCTTGCAGACATCAGCGCCAAACAAGCCGTTTAGCAAAGTTGATTTGCCCGCATTGACCTCGCCGCAGACGACGAAAAGGAAGGGATTGCTGAGTCCCTTGGTGATGTCATTTTCCAGCAGGTCTGTTTTCTCGGCGCCGGTTTTTTCGGCCAGTTCAAGCACACGCAGAACAACGTCGGTGAGACGTTTGCGGGTTTTGAAATACTCTTCTCCAAACATAGTCGTCTATGGAAACTTCAGAATAACAAGGCAGGCAACAACCGGACTTGTGACAGGGAGGTTCAGGCACGGAGCAACCGCCTTAGCGAGTTGCAGCCGTGGAGGGGTTAAGCGCCAGCAGCTGGGAAACAGTGACGAATTTGAAGCCTTTGCGAAGCAGGCCGTCCAAGGTGCCGGGCATGGCATCAACGGTAGGTTTGTGAAGATCGTGCGCCAACACAATGCCACCATTGCGGGTATTGTTGACGATGCGTGAGGTGACCACGGAAACACCCGGGCGTCTCCAGTCTTCTGGATCGACACTCCACAGGATGGTGGGGTAGCCGTATTCTTTGTAAATCCAAGCTCGTTGATCCTGGCGTAGCGCTCCGTAGGGAGGACGCATTGTGCGTGGCTTCACGCCGGTGCTGGCAATGATGGCATCGCGTGTGCGATTGAGCTCACTGCGCACAGCACTGTCGCTCAGTGCGGTCAGTTTGGGGTGAGTCCAGGTGTGGTTCCCGATCTCATGACCCTCAGCCACGATGCGGCGAGTAATTTGCGGGTAAAGGTTCACGCTGCGACCGATCACGTAAAATGTGGCCTTGATGTTGCGTTTGCGCAGCATGTCGAGCAAGCGTGGTGTGTTCTGCGGGTGCGGGCCATCGTCATAAGTCATGGCGACGTAGGGCAAGGTAGTGCGTCCTCGCGAATGTGTGACCCCTACTCCACCAGGCAAGCTGCTAGGCAAATTGATGTTCGGATTGCGCAAAGCTGGCGCTTTCTGGGCTGCTGTGCGGTAGCTCGGATTGTTCGTGGTCGTTTTCTTCGGGGCCTTTTCCTTGGCCGAACAGGCGACAAACATCGTGGTCGCGGAAATCAGAACTAACAGCAGTGGATTCTTAAGAGTCATAATGAGATGGAGGATGATGTGACGACGCAACGAGGTCGAAATCGTAATTATCAATGCAGGGTGAAGCGGTTCTCGTCGAACTGCCCTTATTGATAGGTAGTCGGCGATGCTTTGTCACGCTTTTCTTCCGACGCCAATTAAGAGATTTCCTTTGCCTGAGCTGACTATGAGGCAAAAAAAATGATTTTTTCACACCCACGAAGCGACCCTCGCTTACCCTCACAAAATGAACACCCTAATGCTGATTATTCGAGTATTTCACGCCTCCATCGTGAAGAAAGATGCATTTTTTAATCATTTCGCTATTGCAAAGAATCACGAGTCAGCGTAGAGACTCCGCCGTCCGCAGGGAGAAACGATTTCAACCGAATCACCCGCCCTGCTCCAAGAGCCCTATAGTGTAATTGGTAACACACCGGATTTTGATTCCGCATTTCCAGGTTCGAGTCCTGGTAGGGCTACTTTTCCTCCCACTCGTGAGACCCTTGAGTCTCCCACCACGATCCACATTCAGGATCGTTTCTTCCGAAGGCTAAAGCCATTGAAGCACCTCATCCAACTGCATCCGCATCGGTGTGTCTGCAAGGTGAGATCCCCGGACACAGTTCCCCACAGAGGACGCTGCGCGCCCTAGCTTGTGGGGAGTCGCACCATGCTAGGATGCCGCCGCTTCGGCACACTTCATGCCATCGAGCGCGGCCGAAATGATACCGCCAGCATAGCCGGCACCTTCGCCACAGGGGTAGAGGCCCTCGAGTTCCGGATGCTGCAGATCGCCTTCGTTACGAGGAATTCTCAAAGGGCTACTGGTGCGAGTCTCGAAGCCCAGCAGACCCGCCTCCTCGGTGATATATCCCCGCATGCCTTTGCCGAACTTTTTAAGTCCGGTCTGCATCCGGCTGGCAATGAACTTGGGCATGATCTCGTGCAGCGGCGCCGAGGTGAGACCCGGGAAATAGCTGGTATCCGGCAAGCTGGCCGAGATTTTTTCGTTGAGGAAGTCGGTGACACGCTGGCCGGGAGCCTTCTGCACGCCTCCACCGGTTTTCGATGCCAGAACTTCCATCCATTTCTGAAATGCAATCCCCGAGAGAATGCCGTGCTCGCAATCGAAGTCCGCGGTGTCCTCGGGATCTACGCTGACCACCATGCCGCTGTTGGCAAAGGGTGAGTCGCGGCGCGCCAGGGACATGCCATTGACCACCACCTCATCGTTTTCCGTGGCTGCAGGCACAATAAAGCCGCCGGGACACATGCAAAACGAATGCACTCCCCGACCACCAATTTTACAGGCAAGCCGGTATCTCGCCGCAGGCAGGATCCGCGGCCGCTCGGTGCCGCGCTGGTAGTGATACTGGATGCTATCGATCAATGGCTGCGGATGCTCGATGCGCACGCCGACGGCAAAAGTCTTCTTCTCCAGCAGCACCTTTTGCTTCGCCAGCAGAGAGTAGATGTCACGAGCACTATGGCCCGTGGCCAGGATCACGGCATGACCGGTGAACTCCCGACCATCCGCGGTGCCGACCCCTCGAAGTCGGTCGTTTTCATCCTTGAGAAACTCCACCACCTTGGCGCCAAAGTGCACTTCCCCTCCGGCATCGATGATGCTTTTGCGCATGGCCATCACCACATTGGGCAAGAGATTCGAGCCAATGTGCGGATGAGCATCGGTGAGAATGCGTGCCGGAGCACCGTGGGCGACCAGTGTCTGGTAGACATCGTGCACAGGGCCTCGCTTGGTCGCGCGGGTGTAGAGCTTGCCGTCCGAGTAGGTTCCCGCCCCACCTTCGCCGAAGCAGTAGTTCGAGTCCTCGATCACCTTGCCCTGACGCATGATCGGTCCGAGGTCGAAGCGACGCGCCGAAGCGTCTTTCCCCCGCTCCAGCACAACCGGTTTGCAGCCCAACTCAATGGCCCGTAAGGCGGCGAACATGCCGGCCGGGCCGCAGCCGACGATGATGATGCGCTTCGCCGACTCCGCCACCGCGGTGTAATTCGCCTGATATTCTGGCTCTGGCTCCAGCTCCATACCAATGCCGACTTCGATGCGGAGCTGCACCTTGATGTCACGCTGGCGCGCATCGATCGAGTGCTTGCGCAGCCGCATTTCCACAATCTGCTTGGGATGCACTCGCAGTTTGCGGGCGATTTTCTTGCGCCACGCCTGCTGGTCTTCCGAGAGTTCCAGGGCGAGAATGATGTCTACGACTTCGATGCGATTCATAATGTTATTTAATCGGCTGTTTCTGGCCGGTTTCATCCACGTTCACAAAAGTGACACAGGTGGAAAAGATCTCCGTCGGGTCATCGCCACTGCCTCGAATGACCGAGACTTGGTAGCTGACGGAAGTGGTGCCGATTTTGCTCCGTTGGCAGTCGATCTCCAAGATCACCCCCTCGCTGACGCCGTGGTGGAATTCCACCTTGTCCATCGCAATGGTGACAAATCGATGCCCCGGATAGTCCATGGAGGCGGCGATCCAGCAGGCTTCATCGATCCAGCTAAGCAGCTTGCCACCGAAGAGGAACCCATACTGGTTCAAATCTCCCGGCATCACGAGACGGTGTGTTTTCATAAAAAAGCGAAGGTTGGGCGCTTCGGATCAGATCTTTTCGATCTGGATGCGTTTATAGCGTGCGCTGGCTTTCGGCGAGCTCGTCTTGATGCCTTCGATGTCCGCCATGGCATTGTGCGCGATCCGACGATAGTAGGCGTTGAGCGGCTGCAGACGGCGCGGTTTCCCATCCTCGAGCACCTGGTGCGCGGTGTCGCGCGCGGTCTCCACCAGTTCGGTCTCCTGCTGCGCTCGGTAGTGGTCGCAATCCACCTTGACCCGTGCTGCCTCCGGATAATGCCGGTTCAGGATCCGGTTCATCAAATACTGCAGGTCCTCGAGACGACTGCCATTTTTCCCAATCAGATGCGCCCCTTGGTCGGTCAGGATATTCAGACAAGGACCATCCTCAGTGGACGTCTGTTCATACTCCACCTGGAAGCCAAGCTTGGTAAGCATGGTATCGAGAATTTTCTCTGCAGCTGCGACCTCGTTCATGCTGGCATTGATAGACAGAACCCACCGAAACGTCAAATGCCACTTCCTCGGCTGACGCTTCATTTTTCACCTTGGACAAGTCATGCCCGACTGATAGTTTTCAACCCAATTATCAACCGTATCGATCATCACGAGTAAAACCCACCCCATGAACTGGATCATCCTCATTTTGGCAGGCATGTTAGAAATCGGCTGGGCTGTTGGCCTAAAATACACCGAGGGATTCACGCGTCCGTGGATCACGGCGCTCACCTTGACCATCATGTTCGGAAGCGTGGGCCTGCTCTCGGTGGCGATGAAATCCATCCCAATTGGAACCGCCTACGCCGTCTGGGTGGGGATCGGCATCATTGGAACCGTGATCTGGGGAGTTTGCTTTTTTGAGGAATCGCTCAACGCCGGACGCATGATCTGTCTCGCCATGGTGCTCGCCGGAGTCATTGGATTGAAAATCACGGCCTAACAGTCCGCGACCCGCGTTCCAATCCGATCACGATTTTACCATCGCATTTCCTCCGCAAATCATTATTTTCAGATCATCCCCTAACGAAACCTATCCGCCCAGCGGCCAAGATCAACCTATCCAGCTTTCCGTGAACTCTCGTTACCCATCTTCATTCCAACGCCGCACCCTCTGGCGCGCACTCACAGGTCTTGCCATTCTGATCATCGGACTATTGTTAGTCGGCCTCGTCTGGCTCATCGGTCAGGTGCTGGGCTACTTGCAACCGGTGCTGGTGCCGGTGGCCGTGGCTGGGATCATTGCCTATCTGCTCGATCCCATTGTCACCTGGCTACAGCAAAAAGGCCTGTCTCGGCTGAAGGCCGTGATCAGTGTCTTTGCCGGATTCCTCATCATGATCGCCGTGATGGGCTGGATGATTATTCCACCGATCGCCAAGCAGGTCAGCGACGATGAAAACCGTGAAAACCTAGGCAACAACGTGGTCAGCATGCTTAGCGGACTGAAGGAACAGAAGTGGGTGGCTTACCTGCTGGAAAGAGCGGAACCGCCGAACGTTGAGGAATCGGACGACCAAGAAACCGCCACACTCGCCCCCCTGCTTCCTGACGACACCACCACGCCAGAAGCCGCCGAGGGCGAAAACCCTCCCGCTCCGGAAGAGGGCGATCAAGTTGGCACCGTCCCCTTTGAAGACACCCGCTTGGCCTCGATGCTGCCGGAGGATCTCATCGCGACAATCCTGTCCTGGGTCAAGGGCGGCACCACTAAACTGTTAGGCTTCTTTGGCTTGGCGCTGGGTTTTGCCATGTCCCCCATCTACCTCTACTACTTCCTCAAGGAAAGTTCCGGCATCAAGGCGCACTGGCATGAGTATGTGCCGCTGAAGGCGTCGAAGTTCAAAACCGAAGTGATCGATACCCTGCAGGAAATCAACGGCTACCTGATCTCCTTCTTCCGCGGTCAGATGCTGGTTGCCTTCATCGATGGACTGCTGGTGGGAATCGCCCTGTGGATCTTCGGACTTCCCTACGGCTTGGTGATCGGTATTTTCATGGCGGTGCTCGGCGTCATTCCTTACATCGGCAACATCCTCTGCCTGATCCCCGCCTGCATCATCGCCTTTGTCCACTTTGGCCAGGTGGAAAATCAAAACTTCCTCGGCGACAATCCATGGATCTACGTCGCGGCCGTCGTGGCGATCTTCCTCGTGGTGCAGCAAATCAACTCACTGGTCACTGCGCCTAAAATCGTTGGCGACTCAGTGGGCCTACACCCGATGACGGTGATCTTCTCGATGTTGTTCTGGTCGTTATTGTTAGGAGGTTTTATTGGGGCATTACTGGCGGTGCCACTGACCGCTGCCGTGAAGGTGCTGGTGCGTCGTTACATCTGGCAGCGCAAGTTCAACGAGCCTCCGGAAGACCAGCCCCAGGGATCGAAACCCAAGGATTCACCACCTGATTCAGAGGCGAGCGAAGCGCTCGCGTGATCAATTCTTTCTTTTTTTGGGAAGAAATAGTGTTGGCTACGCTCTCAGCATAGCAACGAGGAGAAAGTGCTTGTTTCCTTCGCTGTTAAATATTTGATCCTACCCATCCGACATGAAACGTCACCTCTTCTATTTCCTCGCCACAGCCCTCGCGTCCCTCTCGATTCTTCACGCCCAGTTTGATCCCCTTGCCGAGGAAGGAGGTATGGGTGGTGGCGGTCAGCAGCAATCGACCGTTTCCCTGCTTTCCAGCCACAGCAGCATCGCTCCCGGCGAACCTTTCACGGTGGCGCTCAAGTTGGATATCGCCGAGGGTTGGCATGCTTATTACATCAACCCGGGTCTGATCGGTAAACACATGGACCTGAAGTGGGACCTTCCGGAAGGTTTTAAAGCCGGTGACATCGAATGGCAGACACCACACATCGCCAAGATGTTTGGGATGAACACCTACGGCTACTCAGGCACCAGCTATTTCCCAGTCACCATCACGCCACCCGCCGACCTGGAAACAGGCAAAACCATCGAACTCAAACTCAAGGCCCGGTGGCAGATTTGCGACGATGACAGCTGCGTCGATGAACCCAACGAGGGTGAATACGGCGATTACTCCACCAGCGTCAACACCGCTGCCGAAGCAGTAGCTAACGCCGCTGCAGCTAGCGACTTCACGGCCATTGCCAAGCACGCTCCGCAAACATCGGACGAGTGGGCATTTTCCGCCTCCGATAATGGTGAGACCATCACCCTGCGTTTCACTCCACCGTCATCAATCACACTTAAAGAAGGCGAGGTGTATCTCTTCGATCGCGACGGTCAGGCTGATGCCCAAGCCGAGCAGAAGCTCACTCAAGACGGCGACTCCTACCTGTTAACGGTCGGGCGTTTCAAGGGGAACGATTTCAATGTCGATCCCGGACCGGAACTGGACAAGCTCACCGGTATTTTATCGATCAACGATGGCGCACAAAGCTTTGCCATCGACGCAGAATTCGGTGCCGACGCCGCTGCAGGCGCTGGAAAAACACTTGAATCGGCTTCTGCCGGAAAACTGTTAGGTGTCATGGGAGGCATGCTTCTCGGTGGTTTGATCCTGAACCTGATGCCTTGTGTGTTCCCCGTTATTGGGTTGAAAATCATGGGCTTTGCCCAACAAGCTGGCGAAGAGAAAAGCAAGATCGTGATGCACGGTCTGACCTTCACCGCCGGGGTGCTGATTTCCTTCTGGGCCCTCAGCGGTCTGCTCTTGAGCTTGAGAAATGCCGCCCTGTCCGGCTCCGGTAAGGAAGTCGGTTGGGGTTACCAACTGCAGGACCCCTACGTGGTGGTGGTGCTCTTGCTGTTGATGTTCATCATGGCGCTCAACATGTTTGGCGTCTTCGAAATCGGCACCAAAGCCACTGGCGTAGGCGGCGAGCTGCAGAATAAAAAAGGTCTCTCCGGATCCTTCTTCAGCGGCGTGCTGGCCACCGTGGTCGCCACCCCCTGCTCAGCCCCGTTCCTCGGCGCAGCCATCGGCACCGCCTTTGCCCTGCCAAGCTTCCAGTTCATGCTCGCCTTCACCGCCATGGCGGTGGG
It encodes:
- a CDS encoding protein-disulfide reductase DsbD family protein; the encoded protein is MKRHLFYFLATALASLSILHAQFDPLAEEGGMGGGGQQQSTVSLLSSHSSIAPGEPFTVALKLDIAEGWHAYYINPGLIGKHMDLKWDLPEGFKAGDIEWQTPHIAKMFGMNTYGYSGTSYFPVTITPPADLETGKTIELKLKARWQICDDDSCVDEPNEGEYGDYSTSVNTAAEAVANAAAASDFTAIAKHAPQTSDEWAFSASDNGETITLRFTPPSSITLKEGEVYLFDRDGQADAQAEQKLTQDGDSYLLTVGRFKGNDFNVDPGPELDKLTGILSINDGAQSFAIDAEFGADAAAGAGKTLESASAGKLLGVMGGMLLGGLILNLMPCVFPVIGLKIMGFAQQAGEEKSKIVMHGLTFTAGVLISFWALSGLLLSLRNAALSGSGKEVGWGYQLQDPYVVVVLLLLMFIMALNMFGVFEIGTKATGVGGELQNKKGLSGSFFSGVLATVVATPCSAPFLGAAIGTAFALPSFQFMLAFTAMAVGLALPYLVLSMFPQLVEKLPRPGPWMESFKQGMSFLLFATAGYLLWVYVGQTGLPFMLNLILGLSSIAVGVWIYGRWNMPFKPARTRIIAKLLALFFVVGGTLSCLPPEKSTIEWQAWSEEKEEQLIAEGTPVFIDFTAQWCVTCQVNKKRAYPEEVAAMFKEYGIVALKGDKTNPNPEIEKALQKLGRTAIPVNVLYVPGKDEPIITPEVLSASYMKELISENLQKAE